The Dioscorea cayenensis subsp. rotundata cultivar TDr96_F1 chromosome 7, TDr96_F1_v2_PseudoChromosome.rev07_lg8_w22 25.fasta, whole genome shotgun sequence genome includes a region encoding these proteins:
- the LOC120265695 gene encoding protein RALF-like 33: MATQRRSINHDHHLLLLLLLLLTISIQTLAMSSHKPKAQNLEWITSKPNHNYKGSIEDYLEVEELELELGSEISRRILATAGTISYGALRRDTTPCSRRGASYYNCRAGAQANPYSRGCSAITQCRS, from the coding sequence ATGGCCACCCAAAGAAGAAGCATAAACCATGACCACcaccttctcctccttctccttctccttctcacCATCTccatccaaaccctagccatgtcTTCACACAAACCAAAAGCACAAAACTTAGAATGGATAACATCCAAGCCAAACCATAACTACAAGGGATCCATTGAAGACTACTTAGAAGTTGAAGAGCTTGAGCTTGAGCTTGGCTCCGAGATCAGCCGCCGGATCCTGGCCACTGCCGGCACTATCAGCTACGGCGCCCTTCGCCGTGATACCACTCCGTGCTCTCGCCGCGGCGCCTCTTACTACAACTGCCGTGCCGGAGCCCAAGCCAACCCTTATTCTCGCGGCTGCTCCGCCATCACTCAGTGCCGgagctga